The following coding sequences lie in one Macadamia integrifolia cultivar HAES 741 unplaced genomic scaffold, SCU_Mint_v3 scaffold1913, whole genome shotgun sequence genomic window:
- the LOC122065177 gene encoding uncharacterized protein LOC122065177 isoform X1, with the protein MGKREGNRRGQTPSSSVHQGMLTLREESGGRKQTKGGSNNVKSILKKQHLQNLSLWAGGEVSIPSMGALFGHRLADCAEAMGTPVDPSLFLCQRCETILQPGYNCTIRIEKNRARVRRRHKKLNNPTQNNVVYTCHFCSQRNLKKGTPKGHMKEICVSRPRPASELERVNSAPQESTILEKGIEGKEGNNNIEESISLEKTSISGSESGNLKKGAPKGHMKEICVSRPKPASELERVSSAPLESTILEKGVERKQGNNNVEESISLEKTSISGSKSGSPEAFLATHEQIALENIPITPLVKTSRSLLEGKGKKRKKKGPGSNQAGGSECNSATADTEGAASGSSKRRRKSWTTLKEIVEHSQLENNHKITNLSIPFFFVDDHVSYGIVDGKS; encoded by the exons ATGGGTAAGAGAGAAGGAAACAGAAGGGGTCAGACTCCATCATCTTCAGTTCATCAAGGTATGCTGACGCTTAGAGAGGAAAGCGGCGGTAGGAAGCAAACCAAAGGAGGATCCAACAATGTCAAGTCTATACTGAAAAAGCAGCATTTGCAGAATCTCTCACTATGGGCTGGTGGAGAAGTGTCTATTCCATCGATGGGTGCTCTCTTTGGGCACCGTTTGGCCGATTGTGCAGAGGCCATGGGGACTCCGGTTGatccttctttgtttctttgcCAGAG ATGTGAGACTATTCTTCAGCCTGGCTACAACTGCACTATCCGAATTGAAAAGAATCGTGCCAGGGTACGGAGACGTCATAAGAAACTGAACAATCCAACTCAGAACAATGTGGTTTATACATGCCACTTTTGTTCACAACGGAACCTGAAGAAAGGGACACCAAAAGGTCACATGAAAGAGATCTGTGTCTCGAGACCTAGACCAGCTTCTGAATTGGAACGTGTCAACTCTGCTCCACAGGAGTCTACCATCTTGGAGAAGGGAATAGAGGGGAAAGAGGGTAATAACAATATAGAGGAGTCCATATCCTTGGAAAAAACATCCATTTCAGGATCAGAATCTGGGAACCTGAAAAAAGGGGCACCTAAAGGTCACATGAAAGAGATCTGTGTCTCTAGACCTAAACCAGCTTCTGAATTGGAACGTGTCAGCTCCGCTCCACTGGAGTCTACCATCTTGGAGAAGGGCGTAGAGAGGAAACAGGGTAATAACAATGTAGAGGAGTCCATATCCTTAGAAAAGACGTCCATTTCAGGATCAAAGTCTGGCAGTCCAGAGGCTTTTCTAGCAACACATGAACAGATTGCGCTGGAAAATATTCCAATAACGCCGTTGGTGAAAACCAGTCGTTCCCTATtggaggggaaggggaagaagagaaagaagaaaggaccaGGTTCTAACCAGGCAGGTGGATCCGAATGCAATTCTGCAACTGCCGATACAGAGGGAGCAGCCAGTGGCTCAAGTAAACGAAGGAGAAAATCCTGGACAACACTGAAGGAGATTGTCGAACATAGTCAACTAGAGAACAACCACAAAATCACTAATTTGtctattcctttcttttttgtaGATGATCATGTATCCTACGGTATTGTAGATGGGAAGAGTTAG
- the LOC122065177 gene encoding uncharacterized protein LOC122065177 isoform X2, whose product MGKREGNRRGQTPSSSVHQGMLTLREESGGRKQTKGGSNNVKSILKKQHLQNLSLWAGGEVSIPSMGALFGHRLADCAEAMGTPVDPSLFLCQRCETILQPGYNCTIRIEKNRARVRRRHKKLNNPTQNNVVYTCHFCSQRNLKKGTPKGHMKEICVSRPKPASELERVSSAPLESTILEKGVERKQGNNNVEESISLEKTSISGSKSGSPEAFLATHEQIALENIPITPLVKTSRSLLEGKGKKRKKKGPGSNQAGGSECNSATADTEGAASGSSKRRRKSWTTLKEIVEHSQLENNHKITNLSIPFFFVDDHVSYGIVDGKS is encoded by the exons ATGGGTAAGAGAGAAGGAAACAGAAGGGGTCAGACTCCATCATCTTCAGTTCATCAAGGTATGCTGACGCTTAGAGAGGAAAGCGGCGGTAGGAAGCAAACCAAAGGAGGATCCAACAATGTCAAGTCTATACTGAAAAAGCAGCATTTGCAGAATCTCTCACTATGGGCTGGTGGAGAAGTGTCTATTCCATCGATGGGTGCTCTCTTTGGGCACCGTTTGGCCGATTGTGCAGAGGCCATGGGGACTCCGGTTGatccttctttgtttctttgcCAGAG ATGTGAGACTATTCTTCAGCCTGGCTACAACTGCACTATCCGAATTGAAAAGAATCGTGCCAGGGTACGGAGACGTCATAAGAAACTGAACAATCCAACTCAGAACAATGTGGTTTATACATGCCACTTTTGTTCACAACGGAACCTGAAGAAAGGGACACCAAAAG GTCACATGAAAGAGATCTGTGTCTCTAGACCTAAACCAGCTTCTGAATTGGAACGTGTCAGCTCCGCTCCACTGGAGTCTACCATCTTGGAGAAGGGCGTAGAGAGGAAACAGGGTAATAACAATGTAGAGGAGTCCATATCCTTAGAAAAGACGTCCATTTCAGGATCAAAGTCTGGCAGTCCAGAGGCTTTTCTAGCAACACATGAACAGATTGCGCTGGAAAATATTCCAATAACGCCGTTGGTGAAAACCAGTCGTTCCCTATtggaggggaaggggaagaagagaaagaagaaaggaccaGGTTCTAACCAGGCAGGTGGATCCGAATGCAATTCTGCAACTGCCGATACAGAGGGAGCAGCCAGTGGCTCAAGTAAACGAAGGAGAAAATCCTGGACAACACTGAAGGAGATTGTCGAACATAGTCAACTAGAGAACAACCACAAAATCACTAATTTGtctattcctttcttttttgtaGATGATCATGTATCCTACGGTATTGTAGATGGGAAGAGTTAG
- the LOC122065180 gene encoding G-type lectin S-receptor-like serine/threonine-protein kinase LECRK3 has translation MATSYFKLTYTNYSPGRFQLRLLQDGSLVLNAVSLPAYFPYNPYQIIGVANSPDNRSSLVFNESGHLYVESSNGSTVDLSPQDILPIADFYHRATLDVHGAFFLFAHPRPSRGGSGDWSTQKSFPDDVCDITGDLGGGACGYNSYCGVANGMPICKCPPEYIPNDPKNILSGCKPKITLLCDEVVIYNSASQCWKKRLPVSNGKALFKVRRPTSPNATSSTTKKKDQTTAILVGSLGGSVFINFLLLAATCLSAFSAYQKRPKSNTQGSSISETNLRSFTYKELEEAANGFKEELGRGAFGIVYKGIFPIGSGNLVAVKRLDKVVQEGEKEFKTEVIVIGQTHHKNLVRLFGFCEEGPHRILVYEFMSNGWQAFSLDSQGLIGTKEPRLQLGSQGGLHIYTKNAAPILELNL, from the exons ATGGCAACTTCGTACTTCAAA CTGACGTATACTAACTACTCACCGGGAAGGTTTCAGCTCCGATTGCTCCAAGATGGATCGCTCGTGCTTAATGCTGTCTCTTTGCCGGCTTACTTTCCTTACAACCCCTACCAAATTATTGGGGTCGCTAATTCCCCTGATAATCGTTCAAGTTTGGTCTTCAATGAATCAGGCCATCTTTATGTAGAGAGCAGCAATGGAAGCACTGTGGATCTCTCACCACAGGACATACTCCCAATTGCTGATTTCTATCACAGGGCAACCCTTGATGTTCATGGAGCATTTTTTCTGTTTGCTCATCCAAGGCCTTCTCGTGGTGGTAGTGGAGACTGGTCCACTCAGAAATCATTTCCTGATGATGTCTGTGACATTACTGGGGACCTAGGCGGCGGTGCTTGTGGGTATAACAGCTACTGTGGAGTTGCTAATGGGATGCCCATCTGTAAATGCCCGCCTGAATACATCCCAAATGACCCAAAAAACATTCTAAGTGGCTGCAAACCAAAAATCACCCTTTTATGTGACGAAG TTGTAATTTATAATTCCGCATCGCAATGCTGGAAGAAAAGGCTTCCAGTTTCCAATGGGAAGGCTCTGTTCAAAGTAAGGCGTCCAACCTCTCCAAATGCAACTTCTTCAACCACGAAGAAGAAAGATCAAACAACAGCTATCCTGGTTGGATCATTGGGTGGTTCTGTATTTATCAACTTCTTATTGTTAGCTGCAACTTGTCTCAGTGCATTCTCTGCGTACCAAAAAAGACCGAAAAGTAATACGCAAGGTTCAAGCATTTCGGAGACTAATCTACGTTCCTTTACATACAAAGAACTCGAAGAAGCAGCAAATGGGTTCAAGGAAGAATTAGGAAGGGGTGCTTTTGGCATTGTTTACAAAGGTATCTTCCCAATAGGCTCTGGAAATCTGGTTGCAGTCAAGAGGCTAGACAAGGTGGTTCAAGAAGGTGAGAAGGAATTCAAAACAGAGGTAATTGTGATCGGCCAGACACACCATAAGAATTTAGTTCGATTGTTTGGATTTTGTGAGGAAGGGCCACACAGGATTTTGGTATACGAGTTCATGAGCAATGGCTGGCAAGCTTTCAGTTTGGACTCTCAAGGCCTCATTGGGACGAAAGAACCCAGATTGCAATTGGGATCACAAGGGGGCTTGCATATTTACACGAAGAATGCAGCACCGATTCTTGAGCTCAATTTATAA
- the LOC122065173 gene encoding oleosin 1-like, producing MADAYRPLYGQYQQQKPRTRKLVKAATAVTAGGTLLLLSGLTLAATVIGLTVATPVLVICSPVLVPAAIAVFMLVSGFLTSGGLAVAAISVLSWIYKYVTGKQPPGSDQIDYASYKLGGKARDMRDRMEQFGHQQSGAQASY from the coding sequence ATGGCCGACGCATATCGCCCACTGTACGGCCAATACCAACAACAAAAGCCACGTACTAGGAAGCTGGTGAAGGCAGCGACTGCCGTCACCGCGGGAGGAACTCTTTTGTTGCTTTCTGGTCTGACTTTGGCGGCGACGGTGATAGGACTTACGGTGGCGACGCCGGTTTTGGTGATATGTAGCCCAGTACTTGTGCCGGCGGCGATAGCGGTGTTTATGCTGGTGAGTGGGTTTCTGACTTCGGGTGGGTTGGCGGTGGCTGCGATTTCGGTGTTGTCATGGATATATAAGTACGTGACTGGAAAACAACCACCTGGTTCGGACCAGATTGACTATGCAAGTTATAAGCTGGGGGGTAAGGCTAGGGATATGAGGGATAGGATGGAGCAGTTTGGACACCAGCAGAGTGGTGCTCAAGCTTCTTATTAA